One Roseimaritima multifibrata DNA window includes the following coding sequences:
- a CDS encoding DUF1853 family protein, which produces MLQSQELRDLTWVVESPFLLNPHPDLPKFDWRSVSLSQLTAFCQEKPSRRVGRYFEGLVLYWLQHVRKIQVVAESLQVRSGKRTLGEIDFLFRDESSKLTHWEVAVKFYLFHPNRTFAGSHYIGPNAGDTFERKRERMFRHQLPLSETHFPDVQQRNAFVKGRIFYHPDDGSQPQLPEGLAPDHLRGNWIHAFELVGWIRKQDGRHAILNKPYWLSPAEFDQDGDCGLSDHETIERLTRHFQEAAHPVLVSHLCESDGLWQETSRTFVVPDHWPGTG; this is translated from the coding sequence ATGCTTCAATCGCAAGAACTGCGAGATCTAACCTGGGTGGTTGAAAGTCCGTTCCTGTTAAATCCGCACCCTGACTTGCCGAAGTTTGATTGGCGATCGGTATCCTTATCACAGTTGACAGCGTTCTGTCAGGAGAAACCGTCGCGAAGAGTCGGGCGGTATTTCGAAGGCTTAGTGCTGTACTGGTTGCAGCATGTTCGCAAAATCCAGGTGGTTGCGGAATCGCTCCAGGTTCGGTCTGGGAAACGGACGCTCGGCGAAATTGATTTTCTCTTTCGCGACGAGTCAAGCAAACTGACGCACTGGGAGGTGGCTGTCAAATTCTATTTGTTCCATCCGAACCGGACGTTTGCCGGCAGCCACTACATCGGTCCCAATGCCGGCGATACGTTTGAACGTAAACGAGAGCGGATGTTTCGGCATCAGCTGCCTCTTAGCGAAACCCATTTTCCTGATGTTCAGCAGCGGAACGCATTCGTAAAGGGACGCATTTTTTACCATCCAGACGATGGTTCCCAGCCACAGTTGCCGGAAGGCCTCGCTCCCGATCATCTTCGAGGGAACTGGATCCATGCGTTCGAACTGGTCGGCTGGATCCGCAAACAGGATGGGAGACACGCTATCCTGAATAAACCGTATTGGTTGTCCCCTGCTGAATTCGATCAGGACGGAGATTGCGGGCTGTCCGATCACGAAACGATCGAACGCTTGACCAGACATTTTCAGGAGGCTGCTCATCCGGTGCTGGTCAGCCATTTATGCGAATCCGATGGATTGTGGCAAGAAACATCGCGGACCTTTGTTGTGCCTGATCACTGGCCGGGGACAGGGTGA
- a CDS encoding sulfatase family protein → MSRIFALLLGTCWLAGSVLADQTQPAQPSKPNVLWIYVDDMSDWMGCYGDSLALTPNIDSLAEGGVLFERAYMPAPVCSTTRSALITGTMQTSYGLHQHRTMIKEELAEGLLTVPELFRRAGYLTFNEAKDDYNFKRERSLMYSPEFERPKINSHLVGRDLSWLKQLQGKSFFGQIQLKGGKFGGETGAKFPADSLVADDAVSVPPQYPDHPVFRNAIARHYAQIAETDAQVGAIITALKEYGLWENTYVFFFTDHGSPLPRAKQFLYEEGTKVPLIVHGTESDSLVSGGASRRSDLVSGIDITMTSLALADIAIPDFMEGKDLFADDYQPRTYLISARDRMGNAIDRIRSVSSQHFRYIRNYKTDRALFQPQYRDGYATFETFQKMRRRNLLSPVQASYFDSENRPAEEFYDLRDDPHQVVNLAEDPKYETAIADHRRFLHEWEEATDDKGRYPESKESLKEVFEHAAGKCVAPEFDFLRTQ, encoded by the coding sequence ATGTCTAGGATCTTCGCCTTGCTGTTGGGGACGTGCTGGTTGGCCGGATCGGTGCTTGCCGATCAAACCCAACCCGCCCAGCCGTCCAAGCCGAATGTGTTGTGGATCTATGTCGATGATATGAGCGACTGGATGGGATGTTATGGCGATTCACTCGCTTTGACGCCTAACATTGATTCGCTTGCCGAGGGAGGCGTCCTGTTTGAGCGAGCCTACATGCCCGCTCCGGTGTGCTCGACCACAAGATCGGCCTTGATCACCGGAACCATGCAGACAAGTTACGGCTTGCATCAGCATCGCACGATGATCAAAGAGGAATTGGCCGAAGGACTACTGACAGTTCCCGAGCTCTTTCGCCGTGCCGGTTACTTGACCTTCAACGAAGCGAAGGATGATTACAATTTCAAACGTGAGCGGTCGCTGATGTATTCCCCAGAATTTGAGCGGCCAAAAATAAATAGCCATCTGGTAGGGCGGGATCTGTCGTGGCTAAAACAACTTCAAGGCAAATCGTTCTTCGGACAGATCCAACTGAAGGGAGGCAAGTTTGGAGGCGAAACCGGAGCGAAGTTCCCCGCCGACAGTTTGGTGGCCGACGATGCGGTGTCCGTGCCACCACAGTATCCGGACCATCCCGTTTTCCGAAACGCGATCGCAAGACACTACGCTCAGATCGCCGAAACAGATGCTCAGGTAGGTGCCATCATTACCGCCCTGAAGGAATACGGGCTCTGGGAGAATACGTACGTCTTCTTCTTTACCGACCATGGAAGTCCGTTGCCGCGTGCGAAGCAGTTCTTATATGAGGAAGGGACCAAAGTTCCACTTATCGTGCATGGGACCGAATCCGATTCACTGGTGTCCGGGGGGGCATCCCGCCGGAGTGATTTGGTTAGTGGGATCGATATCACAATGACTTCGCTTGCCCTTGCCGACATTGCCATTCCGGACTTTATGGAGGGGAAGGATCTTTTTGCGGACGATTATCAGCCGCGTACCTATCTGATTTCTGCGAGAGACCGGATGGGGAACGCGATCGATCGCATTCGCTCCGTCAGCAGTCAGCATTTTCGATACATCCGAAACTACAAAACCGACCGAGCCCTCTTTCAACCGCAATACCGTGATGGATACGCGACCTTCGAAACGTTTCAGAAAATGCGCCGAAGAAATTTGCTCAGCCCGGTACAGGCATCGTATTTCGATTCTGAAAATCGTCCGGCGGAAGAGTTCTATGACCTTCGCGACGACCCTCACCAAGTCGTCAACTTGGCCGAAGATCCAAAGTACGAAACGGCGATTGCGGATCATCGCCGTTTCCTCCACGAGTGGGAGGAAGCGACCGATGACAAGGGACGCTATCCGGAAAGCAAAGAGTCACTGAAAGAGGTTTTTGAACATGCCGCGGGAAAGTGTGTGGCTCCGGAATTTGATTTTTTGCGTACCCAATAG
- a CDS encoding TolC family protein, with the protein MNIGRQRLFQIILCTSTTSFIGCSTMRPIAERFQFDRTESAVETTADIPPQFAPPAPQKDLAATAIQQTAHDASEPSAGDSETANAVAQASGFEASNLTALVPFTIADPPFPADSEPAAQPTSGMTLEAFESLALTNNPTIGALVATTRKAAGFRTQVGLRANPTIGYSGSQLDDEGTDQHSVFISQTIITADKLELNRRVLDRALRTQLLHLEAQKYRVATDVRVKFYDALAAQERMRLVQDFQKVANKGLELSELRKEALEGSQLDIVQAKVQKNEIDLVLQQAEIAYSAAWRELAALAGSPHLSPTPLIGTLPQTDVAMDWTELTATTVYSSPEYQAAQAKVSQARANIDRQEIQAIPNFDFNLAGGHDNGTDSGFINVQVGAPIPVFNRNQGNLSAARGELMRACREVQRIENSIQARIAIVSQQYDSALAAVAMYNNEILPNAAEGLKLAETAYRAGETSFVQVLVARRTYYDTNLQYLKSQTRLAQARTRLDGYVLSGALDAIVDESGDDSLRGQTFSQQ; encoded by the coding sequence ATGAACATCGGACGGCAAAGACTATTTCAGATCATCCTGTGCACGTCGACAACCAGCTTTATCGGTTGTTCCACCATGCGCCCCATCGCCGAGCGATTCCAGTTCGACCGAACCGAATCCGCGGTCGAAACGACGGCCGACATACCGCCGCAGTTCGCACCACCGGCTCCCCAAAAGGACCTTGCAGCGACAGCGATCCAGCAAACCGCGCATGATGCGAGCGAACCCTCGGCAGGTGATTCGGAGACAGCCAACGCGGTAGCTCAAGCCAGCGGTTTCGAAGCGTCCAACCTGACCGCGCTTGTTCCCTTCACGATTGCTGACCCACCGTTCCCTGCCGACTCCGAACCGGCTGCTCAGCCAACAAGTGGGATGACGCTTGAGGCCTTTGAATCCCTCGCTTTGACCAACAACCCTACCATCGGTGCCTTGGTCGCTACGACTCGCAAAGCGGCTGGCTTTCGAACGCAGGTTGGTTTACGTGCTAACCCAACCATTGGATATAGCGGTTCGCAACTGGATGATGAGGGAACCGATCAACACTCCGTCTTCATTTCCCAGACCATCATCACCGCCGACAAACTTGAACTGAATCGACGTGTCCTCGACCGGGCCCTGCGTACACAGCTTTTGCATTTGGAAGCTCAGAAGTATCGCGTTGCCACCGATGTTCGCGTTAAGTTTTACGACGCATTGGCGGCTCAAGAGAGAATGAGATTGGTTCAGGACTTCCAAAAGGTTGCCAACAAGGGTCTGGAACTTTCGGAACTGCGGAAGGAGGCACTGGAAGGATCGCAACTGGATATCGTGCAGGCCAAGGTTCAAAAGAACGAAATCGATCTGGTGCTGCAACAAGCTGAAATCGCGTACTCTGCGGCTTGGAGAGAACTAGCGGCCCTGGCGGGTAGCCCTCACCTTAGCCCCACACCCCTGATCGGTACTTTGCCACAAACCGACGTTGCCATGGACTGGACGGAACTGACCGCCACAACGGTCTACTCCAGCCCTGAGTACCAGGCGGCCCAAGCAAAGGTCAGCCAAGCTCGAGCGAATATCGACCGGCAGGAAATCCAAGCCATTCCGAACTTCGATTTCAATCTTGCAGGTGGTCACGATAACGGTACCGATTCCGGATTTATCAATGTTCAAGTCGGAGCCCCGATCCCTGTATTCAACCGCAACCAGGGCAATCTTTCAGCGGCTCGAGGCGAATTGATGCGAGCGTGCCGCGAAGTCCAACGAATCGAAAACTCCATTCAGGCACGGATTGCAATCGTTTCGCAGCAATACGATTCCGCCCTCGCAGCGGTCGCGATGTACAACAACGAAATCCTTCCCAACGCGGCCGAAGGACTTAAGCTGGCTGAAACAGCCTACCGCGCCGGGGAGACCAGCTTCGTCCAAGTCCTGGTCGCTCGCCGCACCTACTACGATACGAACCTGCAGTACCTGAAGTCCCAGACCCGGCTGGCACAAGCACGCACGCGTCTGGACGGCTATGTGCTTAGTGGCGCGTTGGATGCCATCGTCGACGAGAGTGGCGACGACAGCCTCCGCGGACAGACCTTTAGCCAACAATAG